gatatttttcaaagtttctatttgaatatcatcaagctatcaaaatgaaaaatttttctcaggaaaatgtatttttccgatcattatttttgagatataagtataatttttgggacagaacatttcaagtttggTAAGAGATTAATAAATgtgatttagaggataaattcttcatggtgttGGTGAttgattaaaatgaaattttttcggaaatatcaatttttgagaaagttattcaatttaccaaaaaataccgaaaataactcaactaaaagttatttttggtcagttttagtaaattgaataactttctcaaaaattgatatatcCGATTTTTTTtgctttattcaatcaaaaataccatCGAGAATTTATTCTCTAAATCTCATTGAttaatctcttaccgaatttgaaatgttctgtcctaaaatttaaactttagacgctcatatctcaaaaagtaatgatcggaaaaaaaatgttttcctgagaaaactttttcattttaatagcttgatgatatacaaatcgaaaaactttgaaaaatatcaccagtagaaggttaatttttagcctttgcacagccttaatcagttcagtagtttagACGCGATGATGCATCATTCTTGAGTTTTCCATCCCCTACATGTACAAGCcgattcttccctttattatattatatatttcctttattatagtatagactaGTAGGTAGCCCATGCTCCGCAAagatctaattaaaaacttgatctattgagatcttgaagaattaaaaataggccttttttaaataatggatgaacatacaaaattgaaactttgcacaaccattatttataacaactagacaaagctagaaaaaattattataatttttcaaattcataaaacaaaatggcggccatttaaaattttgtttcttaaataactcagaaaccgttggttttacaaaaactttacaagaataactttttttagtaaattcaattacctatcgattggtatcccaaatttttttaagtttggaccaatattaactgagatatggcagctttagtggttggtgacacacctttagagggttatgtaacgttattttattatttgaaatgacctaaaatcgCTTACAATTAACATGCAATGCTaatagagattgttgcatcattgaggcgactctatcagcatgccttggtttgcactgcaacaaactttcagtggtcaccCATCACTAAGGCTGCcttatctcagttaatattggtccaaacttaaaaaatctggtaccaatcgataggcaaaTAAAtgtactaaaaaaagttatttttgtaaaaccaacgctTTCTGAGTTATTCAggaaacaacattttaaatggccgccattttgttttatggatttgaaaaattataatattttttttctagctttgtctagttcCTATACATTTAATATACACACTCGGTAGGTGATGTTATTGGCCATTCCAGGCGGTCGCTGCAGCCGAGGCAGTCACTGATAGGTATTGCATCGCTTCTGGAGGCAAATTCAAGCAGCACCTCTCCATGGAAGACTTGCTGAGTTGTTGCATGGAATGTGGCAAGGGCTGTGATGGAGGCAGTCCACTCTATGCCTGGTACCACATATGGAGACATGGCATCACATCTGGAGGAGACTATGATTCCAACGACGTAAGTTGCTACATTGGACTAGTTAGTACTATTACTACTATCTCataataattgttcaaataTAAATGTTATCAAAACCAAGGCGCTACATATAACCTCATCCTACATGAAAATACTTAGGTAACCCAAAATTAGGCACCATTGCTGTGATGAATGTTTCCAACTGCAGGAGCAAGAAATTTTCATATGTACAAGAGATTGTCAGTTCATATCGAATTGTATACATTATAAGTATTTAGGAGTAACAGTTGACAGTCATTTTCGTTGGGATATTCATAtgaaaaatgtttgtaataGACTGAAACAGGTATTGgccaaaatgtattatattaaaaatttaataccCAATAAAGTGAAGAGGATGACGTATATAGCCTTGGGAGAGTCTGTTATGAGATATGGAttacttcgaataatttagccagaaacaccttaatctacattgtaccaagaactttcaatgatttacccgataattgtgctgagtttgttaatatgcgcctgttgaaaagaaatttaaagatttggttgaataattacactctagatgtaacataatgtaattcattattaatgtattgtattgttgtaattcattctgttctattttttgtatgtaagttcaggttgactatattatattataacactTTTGAGAGCTGATTAACCTAATTAAAATCATGATAGTAATTTCAACTGTCAAgtaaattctgtaagtaattttagcagtgtaataaactgataagtaAATGCAACTgttaagtaaaaataaagtttactgatatatgtatatttatatttgaatttacatgttttatatagtaccatagagaaacaatagcataagtagatatcccatggtatggggcgtttatgtcgcaacttttactgttatctcaagctgatagtccacgtagttctttcctgtgaaactttatgacgctggtagtctctcatattgtgccgttcatacactcttacccggtcaaaacagtaaaaattggcaataatcgacagtaatcggcttgagataacagtaaaagttgcgacataaacgccctataccatgggatatctactcaagctattatttctctaagactatatattataacacttgagatttttgagagctgagccaacaacctaattaatataatgataataatttcaactgttaagtaaattctgtaagtaattttaacagtgtaataaactgataagtaaatgtaactgttaagtaaaaataaagtttactgatatatgtatatttatatttgaatttacatgttttatatagtaccatagagaaacaatagcataagtagatatcccatggtatggggcgtttaagtcgcaacttttactgttatctcaagctgatagtccacgtagttctttcctgtgaaactttatgacgctggtagtctctcatattgtgccgttcatacactcttacccggtcaaaacagtaaaaatttgcaataatcgacagtaatcggcttgagataacagtaaaagttgcgacataaacgccctataccatgggatatctacttacgctatattttctctatgattgtaccttgtcaagcagcctctttgaggttcgcttaaggtagcttatttattcaataaacgtttttttctattctattctaggtATAGTTTATTACTACTATCAGGTATAGTTTCAGCTATAATTTAGCTTGAGCTTGAGCTACAATCAGACTATGATACCAATGAGGTAAAGGTCGTCACACACCCAGCTACAGCTAGTAATACCGTACGTCTTTGGAAGACTtagtcccggttgcacaacagccggttaaattttaaccgtgattaatttcacgagaaccaatcagagaaggcctttttgataagatggcttctctgattggttctcgtagaattaatcacggttaaaatttaaccggctgttgtgcaaccggcaattAGCCGTCCCATCTACTAATATTTAAAGCTACGCTACACTGGTGTGTACGGGACAGATGCATAGCttggtttcaattttttttatctatCAATTTATACAATAACTACCTACATTATCAATGATacggagaggaaaaataatgtaaccttgtgggctatttctctcccaaatttagataacacatagtccgaaataggttaagtcttgtagttcttcaattcacaaaattttcagtcaagtattttcacaaagtggattttcaaatttagatgcttcaaaactaaacatagaagaaatatagcCTATTGGGAGATTGGACGGCTATCTAAATAATACATTgtacattcaaatgaatattattaatgtagtatttgaaaaatccaattgacttacagtttacttaggtactgtattatttttaagactcagtaatgtaattttgtatgtacagttgctgtaaaatttgattttatctttTGTCTTACTGTAATCTATATTTGACTTTGCctattgttctaagaatttaacggcaataaaatcatatttatttatttatttatttatcatacgACTTTCGAAGACGTATTTATAGCTAAACGTAGCTGAGTTTGAGTTGATTTTAAGTCATGTTTATAACTGCTAGAATCTTGATAATGCTCTTTTGAAATTGCCTGTGGGTGAATACCTACCTAacactaaagtgaggtccacattataatggcagtagagaacgATAAATGTGAACTGCTTTGCCGAGTCTCTGCCTTGCCACAACCtctatagctgataccggtgtaTCAGATGTAccaatatcaactgttcattcttgtttagaatgatcaattatattttttcgccaagaaaatataattgtcaatgatttaataataatttttcataatttagattaaatattttgttaattaattatacttctacattgttaaaaaacgatctggcaacgtttttgagctggaaaaggatatcTACTTTGTcgactgatagacaaggatagtaacaccagtgttaatcaaatactgccctttcaacatggacctcactatagtactatttttcattgaaaGATTCTTCATGAACTAATCTGACGTTAGAAATCTAATCAAATAGGAATTTTAGTTACTTTAGTTTAGAacaatgatttgaaataaaagTAGGTTACATTTGTCTTAAAATATCTAATATGCAGATACTCCTAATAAACTTTCTCATCTACCTTTAAAACtcgttcaataaattaatatctcaGAAATTTGCTTCTTGTattctataaataattgatctttCAAATTCTTTCATTAACTTGCAAAACACTTTCTGACTAAGTGTGTAAGCTTCATCTTACTATAAATTCATTGGGGACAGAAAAAATATTTCGTCAACTTACAATATgccaataaatagaaataggtAGAGGTGCAGGAGCATTTATGAATAATTGAGTTGATTTCAGGGATGCAAACCTTATTCTTTTGCGCCATGCGAACATCATATGGAAGGATCAAGACCACAGTGCGACTCTTTCGGGGATCTGCCCACACCTGGCTGCAGCTTCAAGTGTCACAACCCTAGCTATGCTCGTGGATACTGGAGTGATCACCATCGAGGTAGGCCTACTTTATCAAGCAATGCTCTTCATCAAATGCATAATGATCTATAAGTTTCATAATAAGATCTCTTCAAGAAGTATaattggaaattactgagatattacaattattcaaatgctaatctatataataagagagagtagggttgtgtttgttcgtgtgttcgcatcaaaacatgtcaacttgtggattgcataccagaaaaacgggaatgatttagatctccaaattttgcacatagattctaaaaatatcaatctcgtacagctggaagcccaaatttcaattttccttctagatttttcagaattaatgttcaaatctatgctaccgtacatgaagttccataggcTACATTATTGCAGCTCAGAAGTGTGtgtttttttatgaggaggttataatgctgttacaagagTAATATTTTCGAACGGTGGTGTAGCGTAACGGTAAAACGCTAACTTACGGAACGATGGATCCTCGGTTCGGACCCCGATTCTTCCcaattttttgttcttaattttttccctcgaaacgtattattatcaattattttttgaaggaatttgttttcattacaattgaacttggattttatcaaattattattttcaatttaaaattttgccaccagtacaaatgaaatggacatagtcttcatgctgtaggcctatcattgaatttcataagaaaaacatgaatagatcacaataaaataagtaataatttatattcttcagttataatgtactattagACACGAATtcgcagtgaaacgagtattttaggtattttgtttggaattgggaaaacaaaaggctgcctgattcaaattgaggaggatctaatcgataccaaaatttattgatgtattggaaaaatcgatatgattctgtgaggttttcaagtattatgtcttcttcagttttctatactataaatgaaggaaagaactggcttatacacgtaaggaatagggaattatgtttgacgaatcatcacgtctgaaatatactcaactgattaatttgaaattttgcatatagattcttaactaaccgaggatggttatttatgcctattttcagtccttcaagatttcattacgtcaagttttcaatttgtcatgcttccagttgttgtatagaagcagctgaacatttcttttaaaagggacattagatgataggtatgattggggatcctattcgaataaaaataactgattttctttcgcatcaaaaccgcaccgatttctcaaaccgttcaaaagttattctcattcaaagatactgataaatcatgcatctatccatcatctttactataataatggaaagagctggttcatacacgtacgtgatgtaggaaaattatgctTGACACaatatcacgtctgaactactggactgattgatttgaaatttttcataaagattcttcattaaccgaggatggttataggcctattttaaaatttcgaattttttattacgtcaagttttcattttgcaaagtttcaaaatagacccttgtgaagtacgggttacctactagtgtACTAataaaaatcatcgaatttccatctagctgtttaccctgttgtcaatatttgcagaaggaattcggggtgatttacagcatttaatttggatttttgtttaataagaAGTATAATTCTTATTCAATAGTAAATTCAAATAATGCaagaatgaattaatttgagaaatGACTCTATTCTTAAGCGATCTAATCAATTTTGAATCTTTaaggctggccgctatggcttcgtatgaAATgggcgctgctatccagagattgtcagtttggtgtaagggtaagcattcctaaCCGGCAATTAgaaggtaccgggttcgattcctgggctgacaaataatttttgaataggagcgctcatcgaatttccatctagcggtttaccctgttgtcaatatttgcagtagcagaagtcttcgggatgatttacagcatttaatttggattttcgtttagtaagAAGTATAATTCTTATTCAATagtcaatttaaaaaataaagtaagaATAAATTCATCTAAGAAATGACTCTCTGAAGCGATCTAATCAGCTTTGAATCTTTATTGCAGTAACCGACTTCTACGTTCTGAACTCTACTGAGAAAATTCAACAAGAAATTATGGAACATGGTCCAGTTGAAGCATCATTTGTAGTGTATGAGGATTTTCTAGCATACAAATCGGGTAAGTAGCTGTTTATTTACCATTAAGAAATTATCCTCTGAtttctcatgaatttatctcttaccgatttttatgggccggtttccgagctcgggatttagctaagttctagactttaaacagctggagtcagaaaattggctttccgaaatggggcgtagtcgcagtcatagacaaagtcacgtttaaattaaatttcgaaaaactagagaatcaaacacaacataaaataaagagaaaatagtgtaaagtttcagctattttgaattatttaggaatgcttcatttcgtcaaggaaaaacatttccaattatagaaatgagaaaataaatatctattttgctgcaactatttactgcgactacctcccgttttgaaaagccaattttctgactccagctgtttaaagtctagagcttacctaaatcccgagctcggaaaccggccctaaatgttctgtaacaaaaaatttaaactttaggcgctcatatctcaaaaagtaatgttttcccgagaaaactttttcattttgatagcttgatgataatatacaaatagaaaaactttgaaaaatatcaccagtagaaagtttatttttagcctttgcacagccttaattcaactcaatagtttctaaattcaatttccattgAATTCATAGGCAAAATTAAAAAAGGTGCCGTTAGTTTTTCAAGTATAATAATTGTAACTTGACGATTTTCAGGAGTTTACCAGCATTTGATAGGCGAGAAAAAAGGCGGCCATGCAGTGAAGATTATTGGATGGGGTGAGGAAGGAGGAACTCCTTACTGGCTAGTGGTCAACTCATGGAACTCTGATTGGGGCGAAAAAGGAACATTCAGGATTCTGAGGGGCCGAAACGAGTGCAATATTGAGAGTTTCATAGTGGCTGGCACTCCAGATATTAGTTATCtatgaatttaattgattagCGGATTTCATCAGATAATACTAAGAAACTGTAGAtcatatattacaataaaaactttatagtaataaagttttaatatttataaaactttataacCATTACTATAAAAACTTTTGTAATAAATGCTTAACTCAAACAAATGTCTTAATAATACTTTAGATAGCATTACTATAAAAAACTACTGTAATAAATGCTCAACTCAAACAAATGTATGTTGTTCAATCAATATGTTGTTAAATTCATCTTGGAATACAGGATGCTTGGGAAACTAAGAAACctaatattaaggtgcgtacagacttatgcgccacgaacacttGCATTCAagttttcatcagctgatgttatgctTGGTATATCCGTATTTGTACAGAAGcagtaagatacagttataataAATAGCATATAAGGTTATAATAAGCTTATATATAgggtaattgaccgagcgaagtgaggtctaagattcaagtcgacggtttggcatttctcttaatgtttaaatgtttatatgttgcgcatttacggcaaaacgcggtaatagattttcatgaaatttgacaggtatgttccttttttaattgcgcgtcgacgtatattcaaggtttttggaaattttgcatttcaaggataatatgaaaggaaaaaggagcctccttcatacgccaatattaaagtgaaaatcagactatagaattattcatcataaatcagctgacaagtgattacacagatgtgtggagaagccagtctattgctgtatttctataaggtctatagtttcaatcaggtacttgtggatgagaatactgcgtgaggtctactgttcacagaactactagtaaggtTATAATAAGCATATcgtcagctgatgaaaagtgaaatgcgcgtgttcgtggcgcataagtctgtacgcacctttaggctaggcgcacaccagttaatcaagacgagacaagacaagacatgatcagacacgttcagtcacaatacttcacatagttgcttatggagacatgtctaattgcctagccttaggctggtcacacaccgattagtcaagacaagactagtcacgtttagtcacaatacttcacattgctgcttatgtcgcagcacacactgattagtcattgcaattagacatgactccataagcagctatgtgaagtattgtgactaaacgtgactagtcttgtcttgactaatcggtgtgtgaccagcctttaggtgtgttatttattattattttaattatttacgcgccgcgaacacgagcaattcacttttcatcagctgattataactgtatttgtacagaagcagtaagatacagatataataagcatatcGTCAGCGGTTGTAAAGtgatatgcttattatatctgtatctcactgcttctgtacaaatacatatATAATCAGCTAATGAAtagtgaattgctcgtgttcgcggcgcgtaaatctgtacgcacctatagaagCATAAAAGCTATAGTACAGTACGCGTCCCGTAGCTTTGGctccgtgactttgaaacggcatataggcaaggtatggtttgcggggtaatattcacggcttgACAAAACATCAtgcttcagagaccctagatcactagatggaggaagctccctacctacacacagagattcttcatgaatgagagagttgcaacgtatcaccaaaaATGGACAGAGCATGTtaaacgaatgtcagctgataggctgtgttgggCTAAAAGGACGTAAcgggtccgtatcacagagacaagttctcacagagacaagtagtgtttttgaacgatattagtgtcacagagacaagtttcataggaacaagtatttctataaatggcagtcttaCCGGAACAAGAACTGAATAGAATGTGTTATTGAAGAATTAATACGTCTATTGATAAACACAaaacatttattgaaatttgccaTACTGTATTGTTTCAGGCAGAATGCAATTCTTGcgtaattttaataaaatagacaaatatataaaatattgtagataGGCTACAATCTGCAAAATTAAAATAGTTTGAAAGTCATAAAATtgagataaattatcaattaacaCAAAACATGACAATACATAAATAAGTCCCATTTGACTTGTACGTACTTGACTAGATAATTTATCACATTATATCACTAGGACGGACGGATGTATTGTATTCTATGAACAATatcttaaatatttatttctgtTAAAAATAGTATAGGCTCACATAAGCTCGACGAAAGCGTAATTTTTCAGCTTGTCCTACTTCCAGTATATTCCATTTATCTTCGAGCGCCAACCTCCGTTCATGCTTTCGTTCACGGACACATGATTCTTACCTGCAacggaaataattttttgaaaattggcaaaattcaCTGAATCTGCAATGTGTCAGTATTTAAGCCatactttttcaattcaattcaatttatttgccatatatacaagatttatacaattacaaattcacataataatttgggtacatcatacagaaattcagaatatactctactctagaaataataaaaataaattagatataACATAACTGAAATCCCAGTTGTACTCATTTTACCAGCAATAATTGCTAGCAGAGACACGTTTCTGATCGCTAGCAATGAGTTCAGTTCAAAACATTGCAAGATTTTTTTTTGACTGAAacacaaaaaagaaaattgttgaaattcacaaaatcacaattttattttaggtattcaccaaatcaatctattatgtgtaattttatgattaaaagtctattttaaaaaatattctagtttttacccattcatcaatatcttttgtaagttttttgtttattttatgggTGAATAAGTTTAAGGGAATCATATTAATCAGCATACTGCAGAGTTGTGTTCATACTGTCTTCTACTTACTGAAAGTCTGGAGAATCTGACCATgaatttcatatatatatatatatataatatatatatatatatataatatatatatatatatatatatatataatactatatTTTCAATGTATAGAGTATAGAGTTCTGATCTCAGAAAACtaaattatttgtttcaaagaaTTCCTACACAATTATAGAGTTCTTCCATATAATCATTTAGTGTCACgtggagaaaatatagcataagaggATATAACATAGTATAGGGATGGATGTATTCTATGTATTTCGGACGgaaatattattctatgaaCAATATCTCGAATATTTATTTCTGTTAAAAATAGTATAGGCTCACATAAGCTCGAcgaaagagtaatttttcagcGTGTGATACAtagtatagggtgtttatgttccaaatttcacagttaactgaagccgatagacttagtgctggttgcacaaaagccggttaaattttaatc
The sequence above is drawn from the Nilaparvata lugens isolate BPH chromosome 2, ASM1435652v1, whole genome shotgun sequence genome and encodes:
- the LOC111054587 gene encoding cathepsin B — protein: MKVPLILVIFLIPLVYGNVVHKKSFTNWEKIIEEVNSAQSTWKARRNFSPQISEEAIQKLLGATLDDFSNAPFKKFETKANIPKSFDARKVWKSCRSIGHIRDQGYCGSCWAVAAAEAVTDRYCIASGGKFKQHLSMEDLLSCCMECGKGCDGGSPLYAWYHIWRHGITSGGDYDSNDGCKPYSFAPCEHHMEGSRPQCDSFGDLPTPGCSFKCHNPSYARGYWSDHHRVTDFYVLNSTEKIQQEIMEHGPVEASFVVYEDFLAYKSGVYQHLIGEKKGGHAVKIIGWGEEGGTPYWLVVNSWNSDWGEKGTFRILRGRNECNIESFIVAGTPDISYL